From one Tachysurus vachellii isolate PV-2020 chromosome 23, HZAU_Pvac_v1, whole genome shotgun sequence genomic stretch:
- the LOC132839058 gene encoding CD276 antigen homolog, translating to MFYIMNWRCLLFFMVHLLIHNVLVQSIETREAIVGDTVILPCSTVAGGDVFWQDDEETVVINIIKNEENFLNQDPKYKGRVQTFQTEIAKGNFSIKLSNVKLSDSGTYTCHPTAQRVELTVKV from the exons aTGTTCTACATCATGAACTGGAG ATGTTTATTATTCTTCATGGTCCATCTGCTGATACACAATG TGTTGGTGCAGAGCATTGAGACTCGTGAAGCCATCGTAGGTGATACAGTCATCTTACCATGTTCCACTGTAGCGGGTGGGGATGTGTTTTGGCAAGATGATGAAGAAACAGTGGTGATTAATATCATCAAGAATGAAGAAAACTTTCTAAACCAGGACCCAAAATACAAAGGCAGAGTTCAAACTTTTCAAACTGAGATTGCAAAAGGAAACTTCTCCATCAAGCTGAGTAATGTGAAGCTCTCTGACTCGGGAACTTACACTTGTCACCCCACGGCTCAGCGTGTAGAACTGACTGTTAAAG TTTAA